The Aneurinibacillus uraniidurans genome segment TCTTGTTCTTCACATGATGGGAATCTCTGATCAAGAATAGGGGAGAAAAAACGATGAAAGCAATTCGAATCACCATGTTCTCGGCAATGGCACTGCTGATAGGAGGAGGGACGTATGCACTGGCTTCCTACCAGGAAACCGGGCACATTGAAGCCGCATCCGTAGATCAGCCAACCGCCTATGTAGAAGCAACCAATATGAATCTCAGCTTTAAGATCGGCGGACGTATCAATCAGATCTATGTAAAAGAAGGAGACCATGTAAAAAAAGGTCAGCTACTCGCACGAATTGAGAGTAAAGAGCTGCAAGATAAGGCTGCTCAGGCGCAGGCAGCTCTTCAAGCGGCTGATGCTGGAGTAGGTCAGGCTTCTGCTGCCGTATCGGCAGCAGAAGCGAAAAAACTACAGGGAAGTAACGCCGTCACCGTAACAGCCGAAACAGCCGAGCGACAAGTTTCTCAGGCGCAAGCTGCCGTGAAAGCAGCACAAGCACATCTCGAAGCACTAAAAAATGGCGCCCGCCCAGAAGAAAAACAGCAGGCACAAATTAAAATGAACGCCGCCAAAGAGGCAAGCCGCATCGCAGACGATAATCTGAAACGGACACAAGCTCTGTTTCAAGCCGGGGCTGTCCCTCAAGCCAAAGTAGACGAGGCGGAGCTCAACTATCAAAAAGCAAAAGCTGAATATGATGCATCTGTTAAGCAGTATGAACTGGTAAAACAAGGGCCGCGTGTAGAAGAAATTAAAGCAGCTCAAGCACAGGTAGAACAGGCTCAGGCAGCCGTCGCTCTTGCGGAAGCAAACAGAGGCCAGGTCACACTTCGCCAGGATGATGTGCGAGCAGCAGAGGCCGGGGTTTCTCAGGCACAATCTGCAGTTTCGTCCGCATCTGCCGGTGTATCTAAAGCCCAGGCAGCTTTAAACGAAGCGAACACGTACATTAGCTACACTGAATTACGAGCACCATCTGACGGCATCATTACCGTCCAATCCGCACAAAGCGGAGAACTTGTCGGTGCAGGCTTCCCGGTCCTGACACTTGAATCCAATCAGGATCGCTGGGCAAAATTCTACTTCCCGGAAAACCGAATGGCTGGAATGAAAACGGGGGATGAAGTCCAATTGAAGGTAATTTCCACCGGCAAAGTAGTCAAAGGTCGTGTAACGGTTATTCAGCCGGCCGCTGATTTTGCGATCCAGAAGCCAAGCCAAGGTACAGGCGATACGGACGTGCGCTCATTTGGTGTAAAAGTAACCTTACTTGATCTGCCTGATACAATAGCAACTGGCATGACGCTGCAATGGCAGGGCAAAGGAGCGAAATAGCATGGAAAACCGTCTCAAAATCGGGGACGTTATCCGGGAAGAGTGGCAAAATATCCTCAAGGACCGCCGTCTATTCGCAATCCTGTTCATCGTCCCGCTTATGTATACCGCCCTGTTTGGCTATTTATATACGAATCAGCGGATAAAAGAAATCCCGACCATCGTGTACGACGGAGACAACAGTCAGCTCAGTCGCCAGATCGTACAGTCATTCGATCAAACCGAAACGTTTCATGTTAACCGACAGGTACGCTCGGAACCAGAAGTGGAGCGAGCGATTGAGCACGGTGAAGCAAAAGTCGGTATCATTATTCCGAATGACTTCGAGGCGAGATTAAAGCATGGCGAGAACGTGCCGGTGCTTACGTTTGTTGATGGAAGTAACATGCTGTTTTCCAATGCGGCAACACGCGCCGCTAATCAAGTTGTCACAACGATTGGGTATGGCGCCTCTTCCATGAAACTAAAACAGCAGGGGCTACAGGATGAGCAGATCTCCTCGACGTTCGCTCCGATCCCATTCCGATCCCGCGTCCTGTATAATCCGATGTTTAACTATAACTACTTCCTTGTGTATGGTCTGATCGGCACCATTCTGCAGCAAATTCTGCTGCTGGGAATTGCGCTTGCGATTACACGGGAGAAAGAGCAGGGGACATGGAGCCGCTTTGCTCAATGGCGTGATATGCCCTGGCGGATTGCCTATGCCAAAGCGGCCCCTTATTTTTTGATCGGTATGGTGAATAACGTCACTGCATTCAGCATGGCACTGTATATGTATCATCTGCCGTTCCGAGGACTTATTGTACCTGCACTGGCGCTGGCTGCCTGCTTCTCAATTGCACTAATTGGACTTGGATATTTTATCAGTATGTTCTCTAGCAATCAGCTTGGATCGACACAGACTGCTATGTTGATCGCAGTCCCTTCCTTCCTACTGTCCGGATTTACGTGGCCATTTGAAGCGATGCCCCACCCGCTATATGTGCTCAGTCATGCGCTTCCGCTCACATACTTCCTTGATGGCGTGCGGGAAATCTTTATCAAAGGGCACGGGTTTGACATGATATGGCGTGACTGTATCGCTCTTCTGCTTACCGGAGCCATCACGTTTTTTGCAGCATTCATACTAACACCTCTGTTCTTGAAAAAACAAAAAGAAGAGGACTACGATTCTTCCCCTTCCACCTTATCCATGTAAGGAAAAAGGATGAACCACTCTACCTGTGGCTCATCCTTTTTTTCGTTTCTGCCGCAACGCCCGGAAAAAATCCCGCAGCAAGTCGGCACACTCTTCTTCCCGTACACCATGCACAAGTTCAACCTGGTGATTAAATCGCTCTTCTTGGAGTAGGTTCATTAAGCTTCCGGCACAACCTGCTTTCGGGTCCATTGCACCGTATACGACACGGGGAATACGTGCCTGTACAATCGCTCCCGCACACATTGGACATGGCTCTAGCGTTACATACAATGTCGTCTCAATCAATCGCCAGCCTTTCATCACTTCACTTGCTTCTTGAATCGCCATGATTTCGGCGTGGGCTAGCGGGTTCTTCCCTGTTTCCCGTAGATTGTAGCCAGATCCGACTATCTCTCCATTGCGGACAATGACTGCTCCTATCGGTACTTCTCCACGCTCTGCCGCTTTTTGCGCTTCCGCTATGGCTAACCCCATATAATACTCGTCGTTCATCTTTTCCTCCCATCGTTTCTACCTAGAAAAAATACAAAGTCAATCAATATGGTTATTTTTTAGGGATAATTACAAGCGCATTACTTAGCAGGCGTCCTGGCTTAGTCAGGTATTTTCCATTCGCATACAGACCAGATGACGCCCCTCCATCCATATTCAATGCTGATTCTAAGCCCAGTTCCTTGCAAATTTGTGCCAACTGCGCCGTTGTAACATTCGGCACTGTCCCTAGCACAAGCCGGTTCGTCTTCGTATATCCGATGAAGCTGCGCTGGCTGCTCTGCGTTGTAATTTTTGGATCATTCATCCCCTCTGCTTTTGCATTCAGGACGATTTTACCTCCTTGCAGCAAGGTCGGACCTGCACTTGTCATATGCTTGAACGACGCGTCTACTGTTTTGAAGCTGCGGGAGCTTCCGATGACAGGCATATTCGTTTCCGTGAAGCCAATCGAAGCTCCCGTCCATCCTTCGTTTACTTCCTGATGATTAATAATGATTTCTCCGTGTGCTTTTTTGTATGCCCCTTTATCAAAGGAATTAAAAAATGAACCGTTAATTGCCGCATAAGCCCCAGTGCGCTTCGCCATACTCTCCAAGCTTTCTGTTGATCCAAGCTTATTTCCTGCGAGTACAGGTAATACGTCAAGCTTCGTATCATTCAGGTTCACATACACAAGCTTCACCGCCCGCTTTCCTCCGCTGAAGCTTACGGTCTTGCCTGTAGCAACTACACTAGATGTTTCGGTCGCCTGAACGGGTAAACATACAGTACTTCCTAGTACGAGCAAAAAACTAATAAACCAGCCCAACCATTTGTTCATCCTACCTTTTACTCCTTTTCTAAAAACTTCAATAACCTACATTAATCTTATTATAACGCACCAAAAAAACAAAACACCCGATTCCAAAAGAACAGAATCGGGTATAGATAACCTTCTTTCTTATACAGTTGCGAGAATGTTAGTACGGAATGACAGCAGCGCTTTCGCAAATGCTTCTGGCTGCTCAAGCATAATATAATGACTGGCCCCTTCAATGACTACAGATCGCACGTGCTGATTAGCAGTAGCTGCCGCTTCCTTCGCACCTTTTGGCAGAAGTCGATCTTCTGCTCCATACAAGGTCAAAATCGGGACGGCCAGACTACGGAAGGTACCCTCCCCTTTATACGCACTGCAAGCCGCAAAATCCACATGCGTCACATCCATCGGCACCGCTGACAACTGAGCTCGCTCTTCTTCAATCAATTCCTCAGAAGCGCCTTTTCCATACGAAGCGGTAAAGAGCATGTCCGGGAACGTGCCTGCCTCAAGTTCAGCAAGGATTTTCGGATGAACTGGCATCTCATAATGGCTTGCATTTAAGACAAGTCCCTTCACGCAAGACGTACGAGCTGCAAGTTCAATCCCCACGAGTCCACCCATCGAATGACCGACAACAATAACCTCTTCCTCACCAAGCTGCTCCAGCATCCAGGCTGCTTGCTGCTCAATCGTTGTGCAATGTGGTGCCTTATTACCTCCATGACCCGGTAGTTCAATAATACGAACCGGTACGCCTTCGAGATATGTTTCGATACCACGATATTTTGCTTTAGTTCCACCCGCGCCATGAATAAACACAAAAGGGAGTTGTCCAGAAGCTACCATTCTTATTCCTCCTACTACATAATCGACCGGGAAATAACCACACGCTGAATTTGGTTGGTTCCTTCATAGATTTGCGTAATTTTGGCGTCACGCATCATGCGCTCTACCGGGAATTCCTGAATATATCCGTAGCCACCTAAAATCTGCACGGCGTCCGTTGTTACTTTCATCGCTGTATCCGATGCGAATACTTTCGCCATAGAAGCAAGCTTCATCATAGATGGATCTTTGCCTTTGCTGCCAAGATTGTCAAGCGAAGCCGCAGCCCGGTATACGAGCCCACGTGCCGCTTCAATCTGGATCGCCATATCTGCCAGCATGAATTGAATCGCCTGGAAGGAACCGATCGGGCGTCCGAACTGCTCACGCTCTTTCACGTACTCCAGACATACATCCAGCGCACCCTGGGCAATCCCCAGTGCCTGTGCTCCGATCCCTGGTCGTGTTTTATCGAGCGTTTTCATGGCAACCAGGAAGCCCTCACCGTCTTCACCAATCAGGTTTTCTTCTGGAACCATGCAGTCCTCGAAGAAAATCTCAGCTGTCGGTGAGCCTTTGATGCCCATTTTTTTCTCCAGCTTGCCTACAATAAATCCTGGCGTATCTTTATCAATGGCAAAAGCAGCATATCCTTTGTCAGTCTTCGCAAACACACTATATACATCTGCTACGCCACCATTACTAATGAAGCACTTCTGTCCATTCAGGCGATAGTAGCCTCCATCTTTTTCCGCACGCGTTTTCATATTTTTCACGTCTGAACCAGCACTTGGTTCAGTCAAACCAAAAGCAGCAATCTTGCGTCCGGTTGCAAGATCATGCACATAACGTTCTTTGAGCTGCTCACTGCCGCCAATAATGATCGGCAATGTACCAAGCTCCTGTACAGTCAGCACCTGGGAAGAGGATGCACATACACGTGCTACCTCCTCGACGATCAAGCAGTAGCTAAGCAGATCAAGTCCGGCACCGCCGTATTGTTCCGGCAGATTCGCACCAATATAGCCGTATTCGCTCAGCAGTTCTTTGATGTCAAACGGGTACTCGGCCTTTTCGTCGATTTCCGCTGCACGTGGCTTGATTTTTTCCTGCGCTAGTTTGTGAATGCCCTGTTGTATTTCTTTCTGCTCGTCTGTCAGTGCAAAGCTCATCTTACTTCGACCCCTTTGTGTAATCGTAGAATCCTTTGCCTGATTTGCGTCCAAGATGGCCTGCACGAACAAGCTTACGCAGAAGAGGAGCGCTGCGGTACTTCGAATCTTGCGTTTCTTCATACAGAGAATCCTGCACATATAGAAGAGTATCAAGACCGATTAAGTCAGCCAGTGCCAGCGGTCCAATCGGATGATTTGCGCCAAGCTTCATCCCTTTATCGATGTCTTCTGCACTTGCCGTGCCTTCCATCAATACAAAAATGGCTTCGTTAATCATCGGCACAAGAATACGGTTTACCGCAAACAGTGGTGCTTCTTTTACATCGATCGGGTCTTTACCGATTTTCTCAACAACTGCTTTCGCTGTTTGATAAGTCTCTTCTGATGTACTCTGACCACGAATCAGCTCAACTAGCTTCATAACTGGAACCGGATTGAAGAAGTGCACACCGATCACTTTATCCGCACGATTCGTTACGCTTGCAATTTCCGTTACGCTCAAACCAGATGTGTTGGTCGCCATAACTACGCCTTCTGCCGCAACTTTATCTAATTTTGCAAACAGTTCTTTTTTAAGCGCCATGTTCTCGCTTACAGCTTCAATGATGAAGGAAACTTCGCCCAACGCTTCCCACTCCGTTGTTGTCGTAAGCAATGCCTCGTATGCTTGCTTCTGCTCTTCTGTCAGGCGGCCTTTCTCAATGCTGCGGTTCCAGTTCTTCTGAATGCCGCTTAATCCCCGGTCAAAAAACTCAGCCTTTTGTTCAACTGCTACGACTTCAAATCCAGCTTCTACTGCTGCCTGTGCAATGCCAGAACCCATCGTTCCAAATCCGATAACGCCAATCTTTTGTGCCATCTCTTAATTCCCCGCTTTTCTTATTTATTTTGGAATTGTGGAGCACGACGCTCAAAAAATGCCGCCACTCCTTCGTTTTTATCTTCTGTCAGACAAATCTCACCAAAAGCCTGCGCCTCTTCATTCAGACCCTCTTCCAGTGATGCAGCCAGTCCACGATCAATTACGCGCTTCGCTGCCTGCACCGCAAGTGGTCCACGTTCCAGAATGATCCCTGCCCAACGTTTTGCTTCAGCCAGTGCATCCTCATCTACCAGTTGTTCTACAAGCCCGATACGTTCTGCCTCTTCCGCTGATACGAACTCCCCAGAGAAAATAAGCTGCTTCGCTTTGCCTGGACCAACGAGACGAGCGAGACGTTGTGTGCCACCGTATCCTGGAATGATACCAAGCTTCACTTCTGGTAAACCTAATTGTGATTTGCGGCTGGCGATTCGGAAATCACATGCAAGTGCCAATTCCAGGCCACCACCTAACGCAAATCCATCAATCGCCGCAATAACCGGCTGCTTCAGCCCAGCAATTCGATTGAAAATTCCCTGTCCACGCTTGCACAGTTCAACACCCGCTGCCTGTCCAAGCTGTGGAAATTCTTTAATATCGGCTCCAGCGACAAAAGCTTTCTCTCCGGCACCTGTGATGATAATAGCTGCGCAGTTATCATCGATTTGATTCAGCAACTCGTCCATCTGTTCAAAAAACTCTTTATTCAAAGCGTTCACAGGTGGCGCATCAATCGTAATGATACCCAATCGGTCTTGTAGCTCCCATGTAACTTTCATTCATTCTCCACCTCCGTAATGAAACATGCCTTATGTTCAGATATATGTTCATTCAAGCAATAATAATGCCAACTTTCCTTGTAAAATTCCCGGTCTTTTTTAGGAGAATGATGAGAACGATTTGTTTCTAAAAGAAACAAATGTGTATAGTTGTTTCCGCTCTGTTTCTTATGGAAACAAAAAAACTTACAATAAGCCGTATTTTTTTAGCTTTTGATAAAATGCCTTCCGACTAATACCAAGTCGCTCAATAGCCGCTGTCTTTGTTCGACTTACCCGCAACGCTTCTTCAATCATTTCTTTCTCCGTCTGTTCTACCGCCCCTAAAAGCCCGATTCCTCCCGTATAAACAGGTGGAAGAACTTCCATCTGTCCTGCTTCCTTCGCCTGCCGTATGCTATCCGGTACATCATCCGGTACAAAATACGAACGCGGGCAGATCGCTGTCATTCGTTCCAGTACGTTTCCAAGCTCCCGTACATTCCCTGGCCAGTCATATCGCTCAAACATCTCATATACTTCCTGTGTGAGCGTAATATGCTTGCCATATTTCATACTCAAATCACCCATAATCGTATGAATTAATTGTGGAAGATCCTGCTTTCTCTCTCGTAGCGGCGGAATATGAATGGGAACAACATGCAGTCGATAATACAAGTCGTTGCGGAATGCCTCGGTTTCCATCATCCTCTCCAGATTCCGATTGGTAGCGCTAATAATACGTACATTGAGCGGAATCGGGTTCGTTCCTCCCACTCTACGAAACGTACGCTCCTGCAATACACGCAACAGCTTAGCCTGAAGAAACAACGACAGTTCCCCAATTTCATCAAGAAACAGCGTACCGCCCTCCGCAAGCTCCAGGAGCCCTTTTTTGCCTCCTTTGCGTGAACCCGTAAATGAGCCTTCTTCAAAGCCAAACAGCTCGCTTTCAAACAACGCTTCCGGTAATGAAGCCATATTAATCGCCACAAATTCTCTGTCTCGGCGTGGGCTCGCTTCATGAATCGCCCGCGCAAATACCTCTTTGCCTACCCCGGTTTCCCCATACAACATGATCGTCGCTTCCGACTCCGCTACCTGGCGGGCTGTCTGTACGGCTTGCCGCATCACAGGAGTGTGACTCTCTAACATTTCAAAAATTTTATTATGCAGTTGTTCTTCCAGCCGAATCGAGTATGTTTTATACCGCTTCAATTCATCCTGCAGCGCATAAAATTCGCTTATATCTTTCATAATCGCAACCGCCCCGATTAGCTCACCTTTCTCCATCAACGGTGTAATATTAGCAAAAATATGAATATTTAGTGAGTGAAGATAGCTGTAATCATTAATAAGCGGCTGTCCATTTTTCAATACGTCATGAATACGCGCTTGTGGTTCGACCTGACTTAACTTACGTCCGATCAACTTGTCAGCAGGCACACCGAACTGAACCGAGTAGGCGTTATTAATATAGACAATGGTGCTATCCCGTGCGATGACCAGTACAGCATCATGCAGTGACTCAAGAATTGAAAGCAAATGATTCGCAAGCTTCATTCTATTGCATCCCCCTTTCCCTTCAGTATAACGTAAAAAATAAATTTCTTTAGATTTAGGTATTAATAATCCATAAGAACTACCGATAATATAGTCATAAGGGCTTACAAGGAGGTCAGTAGAATGAATCAAGAGCGAATGCAACGTCTATCACGTGTTGCACATGAGATGTCATCAGGGCAATCTGTTGCCCAACCGAAAAAACAACTGCCACGTACGATCATTACGCGACCGCTCAAGCCATTTCTCCTGCATCATTCTGCTTCAGAATGCGTGGTTTATACGGATGAACAGGAAGAAAAAAACTTTTCTTCTTTCAATCAGTATGTTTAGGATATTTTTACTATCTTTTCGAAAAAATCTTAATAGCCATCGCTCCTACAGGCATTTATAATAGAAAAGTGTAAATGACTGAATAAAGCGAGGGAGAGCAACAATGAACCAATTAAAATCAGCCATGTCTCTATTCGGAGCAATGTCGCTGATTATGTCTGTATTCGTTTTGATTTGCGTTGGCATTTCCCATATCTAAGCAGAGCCTTATTGAATAAAAAAGAGTGCAAAGGATTTCGAGCCTTTTGCACTCTTTTTTATTTTACTCTAGCAACATGCTTTGTTTATGATGCAAGATTAGCGGCCATTCACAGCATCTTTCAGTGCTTTACCCGGCGAAAACGCTGGCACTTTACTTGCTGCAATCTCAATTTCTTCACCAGTCTGTGGGTTACGTCCTTTGCGGGCTGCACGCTCACGACTTTCAAAGTTTCCGAAGCCAATCAACTGGACTTTTTCGCCTTCTTTCAACGCTCCTGCAATCGTATCCAACACCGCTTCTAACACCACAGATGCTTCCTTTTTCGTCATATCTGTCACTTCTGCTACTTTTTCAACTAACTGTGTCTTATTCATTATATGTCCCTCCTTAAAGGATTTTGGTTTTCATAGAATGATACCGCCTATATTTATTTTTCCAACATTGAACGAGCTTTAAACCTTTCTTTCTCTAAATTGTTTGCAATATGGAGCAGCCCAAGCCCATGTTTCATATGATGACAGGGAACGAAAAGCCAAAAGGGGGCAACAGGAATGGCAAAAGCGCCAAAAAAACCAGGTGCGAAGAAGAAAAACACTCCTATTCAACAAGACGACCGGAACCGTTTTAATATGAAGGTGGTAACCTCGGATAAATGTCGTGTCTGTACACAACAGTGTCAGCGTGGCCTGGCCTACCTTGCAAAAATGGCCCAACCCGGCACAAACATCGGCAAGGGGGTACCTTGCATACTGACCAAAGGAAAGGCGTACAAATAAGAAAAAAATGGGCTAATCCAAAAAGGCACGTTGCATTTCTTTTTGGTATCAGCCCATTTTCAGATTGAGATATACTTACTCGTTATATTTCTCCATTTCCTTCTGCATGATAAAATAACTTTTCTTTTTCCGTTCGTAATAATTAGGCTGATCCCAATTCTTCCACGTATAGAACAACGGGCTCGGCTGGGCATCGCTTTGATTCAACACGGGCATGATTGAAATACCCGGAGAAGGAATCGGCTGGATTTTGTTGTATTTATACAAATTCCCCCACGCCATTTTTTGACTCGGGTCCGTAAAACCGATCAACATCCATGGGATGCGAAGTTCCAGTATGTTTCCCTTAACATACCAGTCTGAAAGGTTATTAAATGACGGATTATCGGGGTCCGTTACCCCAAACGTCATCTTCCCAACTTCAAACTCTTCAAATGGGATATGAACTTTGCTTTGTGGCAAATACAAACCACGGCTTAAAGCAACCTTCCAGGGGAGAAATACTCCCTCCTTCTCCTGACTTAGCTGTCTTACATCACCGGAAAGCATTTTTTTCTGGGCAACGTATAACCATGTATGGTAATCAAATGCGCTGTTTACCATAAAAGTACCGCTTTTGGTTCCCGCTACTGATACGGCATATTCGATAGGCTTCGTAAAGGTACTTGAAATTCCCTTTATTCTATTACTTCCTCCCTCTACTGAATCAATTCCTAGAAGAAGTTGATCATTTGGCTGCCAGTTGCCCGTTTTCTTCTTTGCTTCTACATATACAAATTCCTCATCATGTGTAACAGAAAGCGTAAACGAGGGATACGATACTGTTTTTTTATCTTCTCTACGGTTCCAATCCGCATCCTCTCCATCCAGATAGATCGCATTTTCCTTCTTACCCGGCTCATTGGCGATGAAGCCAAAGTGTTCTTCATTTGTTAGCGCATTTCGCCACATAGCTCGGCGCGTTCCTGGCTCTTCCAAATCAATTGTGTTCCAGGTAAATTTAAACCACTCATCCTGCCACGCAAATAAAATCGCTCCATTCAGCCCTTCATCATGAATGTCTCGCATCATATCTGCGTCCATTTTCCCCTGCTCAGTTTCTTTATGCATTCCCTGGTTTCTGTTTAGTGGACCATTATGAGCTTTTCCTCGACTGCTTGGAACACCAAATTCAGAAATAAAAACCGGAATACCTTTATGATGTTGATGAAGGTCATGCAAGTAGCCCGCATACGGATCAACGTTGCCATCCTTCCTCTTATACGTTTGATACTTTTGCTCGTAATTTAGAAAGTCCGGGTAATAGGAATAAGCATGATACGAAGCAAAATATCCAGCTTTCCATTTAGCTGTAGGTGTAACATGCATAGGATCAACGACTGCCAGGTCTTCCTGTTTCAAAGGCTCGTTCGGATGCGGCATCGGATCGGTAGTCAGCCAGTTTGCAAATGCAACTGGATGCTGCCATCCATACTTCATCTCTTCAACGGCAAGGGTATCAACCATTTCAGCAAGCCAACTTTCAAACGCGGAGGCACCGGATTTTCCTTGGAAATAATCGCCCCTAAAGGGAAGCTGCTTTGGATGTGCCTCATTTGTTTTCTGTACTGCATATGGGTACCATTCTGTTCCAACAATCCAACCAAGCAGATACGGTGAAGTGTCTACCGTATACGTCCCACTCGCTTGTCCTGGCGTTTTTTCCCGGGAAAAATCCCCGTGGACGACATGAACTGCATCCTGAATTTCCTTTTTGAACTTGTTGCGAATGGAAGGAAGATAGGCATCACTTCCTTCTCGTGTCTTTCCAATCAGCTCTTCTTCAGGTGACCAAATGCCCTGAATGAATAGAAGTGGTTCTTTCTGGCTTTGATTAAATTCGCAGAGTGTATTATAAAATACAGGAGGAAGAATCGTATAAATCCGGACTACCTGAACATTCATTTCTTTCATCTCTTGAAACCAGCGAAGATAGTCCTCTCTACTCGGTGCTAGATCACCTGGATAACTCCCCGGAAGAGTCGCACCCAGATTGACACCTGCCCAAAAATGAGGCTTCCACGCTTTTCCGTCATAAACAGAAATCTGTTCCCCTTGTACCATTGAAACCTGCTTGATATTCTCCGATTCAAAAACATGCGAGGTGTAAGAAAATCCATTAGAATAATAAGGTACATAAAATACCTTCCACGTAACAAACACACCGAGCCCAATAAGAAGAAAAAACATGAGGAAAACCATCCATTTTTTCATCTGCCATCTCCTCCTCTTTTGTTTTTAAACAGATTGGTTTTTCTCGCTCATGTCCTCAGAAGACTCAGGATGAGTAGAAAAGCTTTGACGTTCCATCACACCCCACCCGTTCTTCTTGAATAGAAATTCAAACAGGCCAATGGTGCAAAAAGAAGCAACCATCTGTCTATAAAAAAAGGACTCCATAACCGAAAAAACGAATAACGTAAACAAATCCGAGCTTTTCTGATATCTCCGTAAACTCCACTCCTCTAAAATAACGGCACTTAAAGATAAAAACATACCGAACGAAATGGATAACAAAAGAAAAAGAATAAAAAATTTAACCTGAACGATGTGAAAGAAAAAGCCAAGGGTAACGATGATATAACCGATAAACTCAATAATTGGCCCTAAAAATTCGACAAGAAAAAAATAAGGCATTACCCACATCCCAAGCCATCCGTATGCAGGATTTAAAAAGATACGCCGATGAATCAACAATGTCTCAATCAAGCCACGATGCCAGCGAGCTCGCTGACGTTTTAACACCTTCGCTGACTCAGGAACCATCGTCCAGCATACTGGATCAGGAACAAATAAAATTTTGCTGTTTTTCTTATTTTCACGGATATGCCGATGCAACCGTACAACGAGTTCCATGTCTTCTCCTACAATCGATGTATTATATCCGCCAACTTCTAAAACATCTTGCTTTCGAAACACACCAAAAGCACCGGAGATAATCAGGAGACAGGAAATGCTACTAAATCCAAGTCGAGACGCTAAAAAACTACGAAGATACTCGATCACTTGAAAGATCGCCCAAGGATTTTCTGGAAGCCCTACTTTCGTTACGTTTCCATCTCTGAACGTACATCCGTTGGCTACCCGCACAATGCCGCCGCATGCGACAATATCGTCTTTTCCTTCAATAACTGGACGCATTGTCCGAAGGAGCGCATCCCGTTCTAGAATAGAGTCTGCATCCACCGTACAAAAATAAGGATACGAAGCAAAGTTAATACCTGTATTTAAAGAATCAGATTTCCCCCCATTTTCCTTATCAATCACAAGCAGATACGGATATTCCACAGAACGATATACATTTCGTACATCTTGTGTTTGCAGTTGCTTGCGATACGTTGGGAAAATCGGCAGCAAATTGAATTTTTCCTTTAGAATATCTAGCGTTTGGTCTGTACTCCCATCATTCACAACAATCACTTCATATTCCGGGTAATTCAACCACAAAAAAGAACGTACGCTTTCTTCAATGGTCTGGCTTTCATTAAATGCTGGAACCAGGATGGAAATCGGAGGTGTCTGAGACGACACCTCCATGTCTTTGTATTCGCTATATAGCAGCTTTTTC includes the following:
- a CDS encoding acyl-CoA dehydrogenase family protein, producing MSFALTDEQKEIQQGIHKLAQEKIKPRAAEIDEKAEYPFDIKELLSEYGYIGANLPEQYGGAGLDLLSYCLIVEEVARVCASSSQVLTVQELGTLPIIIGGSEQLKERYVHDLATGRKIAAFGLTEPSAGSDVKNMKTRAEKDGGYYRLNGQKCFISNGGVADVYSVFAKTDKGYAAFAIDKDTPGFIVGKLEKKMGIKGSPTAEIFFEDCMVPEENLIGEDGEGFLVAMKTLDKTRPGIGAQALGIAQGALDVCLEYVKEREQFGRPIGSFQAIQFMLADMAIQIEAARGLVYRAAASLDNLGSKGKDPSMMKLASMAKVFASDTAMKVTTDAVQILGGYGYIQEFPVERMMRDAKITQIYEGTNQIQRVVISRSIM
- the tadA gene encoding tRNA adenosine(34) deaminase TadA, translating into MNDEYYMGLAIAEAQKAAERGEVPIGAVIVRNGEIVGSGYNLRETGKNPLAHAEIMAIQEASEVMKGWRLIETTLYVTLEPCPMCAGAIVQARIPRVVYGAMDPKAGCAGSLMNLLQEERFNHQVELVHGVREEECADLLRDFFRALRQKRKKG
- a CDS encoding alpha/beta fold hydrolase, whose product is MVASGQLPFVFIHGAGGTKAKYRGIETYLEGVPVRIIELPGHGGNKAPHCTTIEQQAAWMLEQLGEEEVIVVGHSMGGLVGIELAARTSCVKGLVLNASHYEMPVHPKILAELEAGTFPDMLFTASYGKGASEELIEEERAQLSAVPMDVTHVDFAACSAYKGEGTFRSLAVPILTLYGAEDRLLPKGAKEAAATANQHVRSVVIEGASHYIMLEQPEAFAKALLSFRTNILATV
- a CDS encoding ABC transporter permease produces the protein MENRLKIGDVIREEWQNILKDRRLFAILFIVPLMYTALFGYLYTNQRIKEIPTIVYDGDNSQLSRQIVQSFDQTETFHVNRQVRSEPEVERAIEHGEAKVGIIIPNDFEARLKHGENVPVLTFVDGSNMLFSNAATRAANQVVTTIGYGASSMKLKQQGLQDEQISSTFAPIPFRSRVLYNPMFNYNYFLVYGLIGTILQQILLLGIALAITREKEQGTWSRFAQWRDMPWRIAYAKAAPYFLIGMVNNVTAFSMALYMYHLPFRGLIVPALALAACFSIALIGLGYFISMFSSNQLGSTQTAMLIAVPSFLLSGFTWPFEAMPHPLYVLSHALPLTYFLDGVREIFIKGHGFDMIWRDCIALLLTGAITFFAAFILTPLFLKKQKEEDYDSSPSTLSM
- a CDS encoding HlyD family secretion protein, translated to MKAIRITMFSAMALLIGGGTYALASYQETGHIEAASVDQPTAYVEATNMNLSFKIGGRINQIYVKEGDHVKKGQLLARIESKELQDKAAQAQAALQAADAGVGQASAAVSAAEAKKLQGSNAVTVTAETAERQVSQAQAAVKAAQAHLEALKNGARPEEKQQAQIKMNAAKEASRIADDNLKRTQALFQAGAVPQAKVDEAELNYQKAKAEYDASVKQYELVKQGPRVEEIKAAQAQVEQAQAAVALAEANRGQVTLRQDDVRAAEAGVSQAQSAVSSASAGVSKAQAALNEANTYISYTELRAPSDGIITVQSAQSGELVGAGFPVLTLESNQDRWAKFYFPENRMAGMKTGDEVQLKVISTGKVVKGRVTVIQPAADFAIQKPSQGTGDTDVRSFGVKVTLLDLPDTIATGMTLQWQGKGAK
- a CDS encoding phosphodiester glycosidase family protein, which encodes MNKWLGWFISFLLVLGSTVCLPVQATETSSVVATGKTVSFSGGKRAVKLVYVNLNDTKLDVLPVLAGNKLGSTESLESMAKRTGAYAAINGSFFNSFDKGAYKKAHGEIIINHQEVNEGWTGASIGFTETNMPVIGSSRSFKTVDASFKHMTSAGPTLLQGGKIVLNAKAEGMNDPKITTQSSQRSFIGYTKTNRLVLGTVPNVTTAQLAQICKELGLESALNMDGGASSGLYANGKYLTKPGRLLSNALVIIPKK